A stretch of the Rosa rugosa chromosome 5, drRosRugo1.1, whole genome shotgun sequence genome encodes the following:
- the LOC133712945 gene encoding ABC transporter B family member 21-like isoform X4, with protein MAEENPSDGDAITEQETPTNSHPTVMVGSNENRLDTSKSKEDGTKTVPLYKLFSFADSMDYLLMSVGTISAIGNGLCMPLMAIVFGDLLTSFLETGNNKRVADAVSKVALKYVYLALGGAAAAFLRKYIGSVFLINRLAWCKSEILDFCVLEMSCWMVTGERQAARLRSLYLKTILRQDVSYFDQEINSGEIVGRMSGDTLLIKEAMGEKVGTFIQVVATFTGSYTVAFFKGWLLTLVMISSIPPLVFSGAVMNHFIVKLASNGQAAYSGGATVVEETIGSIRTVASFTREKQAISNYNNSLNKAYKSGVQEGWTSGLGSGALRLIVFCTYALAVWFGGIMILEKGYKGGDVMTVIFSVLMGSLSLGKASPCISAFAPGQAAAYKMFETINRKPEIDAYDTTGRVLQDIRGDIELRDVCFSYPTRLDEQIFHGFCVSIPSGATAALVGESGSGKSTVLGLIERFYDPQAGEVLIDGVNIKEFQLKWIRQTIGLVSQEPVLFTGSIKDNIAFGKDGATTEEIATAAELANAAKFIALLPQGIDTLVGEHGTQLSGGQKQRVAIARAILKNPRILLLDEATSALDTKSERIVQEALDRVMINRTTVIVAHRLSTVRNADTIAVIHQGIIAEKGPHSELIRNPDGAYSRLIRLQETSSLSEDSEHTCLNSKKSSPRRSSSHHSFSISYGIPNASSILETTAIEPDVPASVPTKGPPGVSLRRVAYLNKPEIPVLLLGTIVAAVNGVIFPVYGSLLSSVIKSFFEPPHELRKHSKFLASIFVILGVVSFLAQSSRAHLFAVASCRLIRRVRAMCFEKVVYMEVSWFDEAEHSSGAIGARLSIDAASLRGLVGDALGLVVENTAAAIMGVIIAFGANWQLSLVILVLLPLLGINGYLQDQYMKGFSADAKKLYEDASQVASDAVGSIRTVASFCAEEKMIELYKKKCESPIKTGIRQGKTTASSVFRAVFALTIASFGLAQSSSLATDVSKGKSSAASIFEILDMKSKIDSSDNSGMTIENVKGEIEFHHVNFKYPSRPNVPIINDLCLTISRGETIALVGESGSGKSTVISLIQRFYDPDSGHITLDGIVIQKLELRWLRQQMGLVSQEPLLFNDTIRANIAYGKEGQTTEAEIIAAAELANAHEFISSLQHGYDTIVGERGVQLSGGQKQRVAIARAIMKAPKILLLDEATSALDAESERVVQDALDRVIVDRTTVVVAHRLSTIKGADLIAVVKNGVVAEKGKHETLINIRNGIYASLVALHASAST; from the exons ATGGCTGAGGAGAATCCTTCAGATGGAGATGCAATAACCGAGCAAGAAACTCCAACAAATAGCCATCCAACAGTGATGGTGGGTTCCAACGAAAACAGACTAGATACAAGCAAGAGCAAGGAGGATGGAACTAAAACAGTTCCACTCTACAAACTTTTCTCTTTTGCTGATTCCATGGATTACCTGCTAATGTCTGTTGGTACAATCAGCGCTATTGGTAATGGACTCTGTATGCCTCTAATGGCCATAGTCTTTGGAGATCTACTTACTTCTTTTTTAGAAACTGGGAATAACAAGAGAGTGGCTGATGCAGTTTCCAAG GTGGCTCTAAAGTATGTTTACTTGGCTCTTGGGGGTGCTGCTGCAGCATTTCTACGTAAGTACATTGGGTCAGTTTTTTTAATAAATCGTTTGGCCTGGTGCAAAAGTGAAATACTTGATTTCTGTGTGCTAGAGATGTCATGCTGGATGGTCACTGGAGAGAGACAGGCTGCACGTTTACGAAGTTTATACTTGAAGACCATACTGAGGCAAGATGTCAGCTATTTTGATCAAGAAATCAACTCTGGAGAAATTGTTGGGAGGATGTCAGGTGATACTCTGCTCATTAAAGAGGCGATGGGTGAGAAG GTAGGAACTTTTATCCAAGTAGTTGCAACATTCACAGGCAGCTATACTGTAGCATTTTTTAAGGGATGGCTTCTCACCCTTGTCATGATATCCTCTATTCCCCCTCTTGTCTTCTCTGGTGCTGTCATGAACCATTTCATTGTGAAATTGGCATCCAATGGACAAGCTGCATATTCAGGAGGAGCAACTGTGGTAGAGGAGACAATTGGTTCTATCAGAACT GTTGCATCGTTCACAAGGGAGAAGCAAGCTATATCTAACTACAATAATTCCTTGAATAAAGCTTACAAGTCCGGTGTGCAAGAGGGTTGGACATCTGGTTTGGGTTCTGGTGCACTTAGGCTTATTGTATTCTGTACTTATGCTTTGGCTGTGTGGTTTGGTGGAATAATGATACTTGAAAAAGGATACAAGGGAGGAGATGTCATGACAGTAATTTTTTCTGTGTTGATGGGCTCTCT GTCTCTTGGGAAAGCATCTCCTTGCATCAGTGCATTTGCTCCTGGACAAGCTGCAGCTTATAAGATGTTTGAGACAATTAACAGAAAGCCCGAGATAGATGCATATGATACTACTGGGAGGGTATTACAAGATATTCGTGGAGACATAGAACTGAGGGATGTTTGTTTTAGTTATCCCACAAGACTGGATGAGCAAATATTCCATGGATTTTGTGTCTCAATACCTAGTGGTGCAACTGCTGCTTTGGTTGGAGAAAGCGGAAGTGGTAAATCTACTGTACTCGGTTTGATTGAGAGATTTTATGACCCCCAGGCTGGTGAAGTTCTTATTGACGGTGTTAATATCAAAGAGTTCCAACTGAAATGGATCAGACAGACAATAGGCCTTGTAAGCCAGGAACCAGTTTTGTTTACTGGTAGCATTAAAGATAATATTGCGTTTGGAAAGGATGGTGCTACTACTGAAGAGATAGCAACTGCTGCTGAGCTTGCCAATGCTGCAAAATTCATAGCTTTACTGCCTCAG GGAATAGATACCTTGGTTGGTGAGCATGGAACTCAGCTATCTGGAGGGCAAAAGCAAAGAGTTGCTATAGCCAGAGCAATTCTTAAGAACCCGAGAATTCTACTTTTAGATGAAGCAACAAGCGCACTTGACACAAAATCCGAGAGAATTGTGCAAGAGGCGCTGGACAGAGTAATGATTAACCGGACTACTGTCATAGTAGCCCACCGCTTGAGCACAGTAAGGAATGCTGACACCATTGCTGTAATACATCAGGGAATAATTGCTGAGAAAG GACCACATTCTGAGCTAATCAGGAATCCCGATGGAGCATATAGCAGGCTTATAAGGTTGCAAGAAACTAGTTCTCTGTCAGAAGACTCGGAACATACTTGTCTAAATTCTAAGAAATCATCTCCAAGAAGAAGTAGTAGTCATCACTCATTCTCAATCTCATATGGTATTCCTAATGCAAGCAGTATCCTTGAAACAACAGCTATAGAACCTGACGTTCCTGCTTCAGTACCAACAAAAGGGCCTCCAGGAGTCTCTCTTCGCCGCGTTGCTTACCTGAACAAGCCAGAGATACCAGTCCTACTTCTAGGTACTATAGTTGCAGCTGTCAATGGGGTAATCTTCCCTGTTTATGGTAGTTTGTTGTCAAGTGTAATCAAGAGCTTCTTTGAGCCACCCCATGAACTTCGTAAGCATTCAAAGTTTTTGGCATCAATCTTTGTTATTCTTGGAGTGGTATCTTTCTTGGCACAATCGTCAAGAGCACACCTCTTTGCCGTGGCGAGCTGCAGGTTAATAAGAAGAGTCCGAGCAATGTGCTTTGAGAAGGTGGTTTACATGGAAGTAAGTTGGTTTGATGAAGCTGAGCACTCAAGTGGTGCCATTGGGGCAAGGCTTTCTATAGATGCAGCGTCTTTGAGAGGgcttgttggagatgctcttggTTTGGTGGTTGAGAATACGGCAGCAGCAATTATGGGGGTGATTATTGCTTTTGGTGCAAATTGGCAACTTTCTCTTGTAATCCTTGTTCTGTTACCTTTATTGGGAATAAACGGATATCTTCAAGACCAGTACATGAAAGGATTCAGTGCAGATGCAAAG AAATTGTACGAGGACGCAAGCCAAGTAGCTAGTGATGCTGTGGGGAGTATTCGGACAGTTGCTTCCTTTTGTGCTGAAGAGAAGATGATTGAGTTGTACAAGAAAAAATGTGAAAGCCCTATTAAGACAGGGATAAGACAAG GCAAGACAACAGCCTCTTCTGTTTTCCGG GCTGTCTTTGCTCTCACTATTGCTTCTTTTGGACTTGCTCAGTCGAGCTCCCTAGCAACTGATGTTAGTAAAGGAAAGAGCTCTGCTGCTTCCATATTCGAAATTCTTGACATGAAATCAAAAATAGACTCTAGTGATAACTCGGGCATGACAATAGAAAATGTGAAGGGAGAAATTGAATTTCACCACGTCAATTTCAAGTATCCTAGTAGACCTAACGTGCCAATTATCAACGATCTTTGCTTGACCATTAGTCGTGGCGAG ACAATTGCTCTGGTTGGTGAAAGTGGAAGTGGAAAATCGACAGTGATCTCTTTGATCCAGAGATTTTACGATCCTGATTCAGGTCACATTACATTGGATGGAATCGTAATTCAGAAACTAGAGTTGAGGTGGTTGAGACAGCAAATGGGGCTGGTGAGCCAGGAGCCTCTGCTGTTTAATGACACTATCCGAGCCAACATTGCATATGGAAAGGAAGGACAGACAACCGAGGCTGAAATTATAGCAGCAGCAGAACTGGCAAATGCACACGAGTTCATTAGTAGTTTACAACAT GGGTATGATACAATAGTAGGAGAGCGAGGGGTCCAATTGTCCGGTGGACAGAAGCAAAGAGTTGCTATTGCACGAGCTATTATGAAGGCACCAAAGATATTACTACTTGATGAAGCCACCAGTGCTCTTGATGCTGAATCCGAACGAGTGGTTCAAGATGCACTGGACCGAGTTATTGTGGATCGAACCACAGTGGTTGTTGCCCATCGGTTATCCACAATAAAAGGTGCAGATTTAATTGCTGTGGTAAAAAATGGAGTCGTTGCAGAGAAAGGAAAGCATGAAACTTTGATCAATATCCGCAATGGCATTTATGCATCTTTGGTAGCATTGCATGCAAGTGCCTCAACTTAA
- the LOC133712945 gene encoding ABC transporter B family member 21-like isoform X2 produces the protein MAEENPSDGDAITEQETPTNSHPTVMVGSNENRLDTSKSKEDGTKTVPLYKLFSFADSMDYLLMSVGTISAIGNGLCMPLMAIVFGDLLTSFLETGNNKRVADAVSKVALKYVYLALGGAAAAFLQMSCWMVTGERQAARLRSLYLKTILRQDVSYFDQEINSGEIVGRMSGDTLLIKEAMGEKVGTFIQVVATFTGSYTVAFFKGWLLTLVMISSIPPLVFSGAVMNHFIVKLASNGQAAYSGGATVVEETIGSIRTVASFTREKQAISNYNNSLNKAYKSGVQEGWTSGLGSGALRLIVFCTYALAVWFGGIMILEKGYKGGDVMTVIFSVLMGSLSLGKASPCISAFAPGQAAAYKMFETINRKPEIDAYDTTGRVLQDIRGDIELRDVCFSYPTRLDEQIFHGFCVSIPSGATAALVGESGSGKSTVLGLIERFYDPQAGEVLIDGVNIKEFQLKWIRQTIGLVSQEPVLFTGSIKDNIAFGKDGATTEEIATAAELANAAKFIALLPQGIDTLVGEHGTQLSGGQKQRVAIARAILKNPRILLLDEATSALDTKSERIVQEALDRVMINRTTVIVAHRLSTVRNADTIAVIHQGIIAEKGPHSELIRNPDGAYSRLIRLQETSSLSEDSEHTCLNSKKSSPRRSSSHHSFSISYGIPNASSILETTAIEPDVPASVPTKGPPGVSLRRVAYLNKPEIPVLLLGTIVAAVNGVIFPVYGSLLSSVIKSFFEPPHELRKHSKFLASIFVILGVVSFLAQSSRAHLFAVASCRLIRRVRAMCFEKVVYMEVSWFDEAEHSSGAIGARLSIDAASLRGLVGDALGLVVENTAAAIMGVIIAFGANWQLSLVILVLLPLLGINGYLQDQYMKGFSADAKKLYEDASQVASDAVGSIRTVASFCAEEKMIELYKKKCESPIKTGIRQGLVSGIGFGVSLFLLFSAFALIFYTGGLLVAAGKTTASSVFRAVFALTIASFGLAQSSSLATDVSKGKSSAASIFEILDMKSKIDSSDNSGMTIENVKGEIEFHHVNFKYPSRPNVPIINDLCLTISRGETIALVGESGSGKSTVISLIQRFYDPDSGHITLDGIVIQKLELRWLRQQMGLVSQEPLLFNDTIRANIAYGKEGQTTEAEIIAAAELANAHEFISSLQHGYDTIVGERGVQLSGGQKQRVAIARAIMKAPKILLLDEATSALDAESERVVQDALDRVIVDRTTVVVAHRLSTIKGADLIAVVKNGVVAEKGKHETLINIRNGIYASLVALHASAST, from the exons ATGGCTGAGGAGAATCCTTCAGATGGAGATGCAATAACCGAGCAAGAAACTCCAACAAATAGCCATCCAACAGTGATGGTGGGTTCCAACGAAAACAGACTAGATACAAGCAAGAGCAAGGAGGATGGAACTAAAACAGTTCCACTCTACAAACTTTTCTCTTTTGCTGATTCCATGGATTACCTGCTAATGTCTGTTGGTACAATCAGCGCTATTGGTAATGGACTCTGTATGCCTCTAATGGCCATAGTCTTTGGAGATCTACTTACTTCTTTTTTAGAAACTGGGAATAACAAGAGAGTGGCTGATGCAGTTTCCAAG GTGGCTCTAAAGTATGTTTACTTGGCTCTTGGGGGTGCTGCTGCAGCATTTCTAC AGATGTCATGCTGGATGGTCACTGGAGAGAGACAGGCTGCACGTTTACGAAGTTTATACTTGAAGACCATACTGAGGCAAGATGTCAGCTATTTTGATCAAGAAATCAACTCTGGAGAAATTGTTGGGAGGATGTCAGGTGATACTCTGCTCATTAAAGAGGCGATGGGTGAGAAG GTAGGAACTTTTATCCAAGTAGTTGCAACATTCACAGGCAGCTATACTGTAGCATTTTTTAAGGGATGGCTTCTCACCCTTGTCATGATATCCTCTATTCCCCCTCTTGTCTTCTCTGGTGCTGTCATGAACCATTTCATTGTGAAATTGGCATCCAATGGACAAGCTGCATATTCAGGAGGAGCAACTGTGGTAGAGGAGACAATTGGTTCTATCAGAACT GTTGCATCGTTCACAAGGGAGAAGCAAGCTATATCTAACTACAATAATTCCTTGAATAAAGCTTACAAGTCCGGTGTGCAAGAGGGTTGGACATCTGGTTTGGGTTCTGGTGCACTTAGGCTTATTGTATTCTGTACTTATGCTTTGGCTGTGTGGTTTGGTGGAATAATGATACTTGAAAAAGGATACAAGGGAGGAGATGTCATGACAGTAATTTTTTCTGTGTTGATGGGCTCTCT GTCTCTTGGGAAAGCATCTCCTTGCATCAGTGCATTTGCTCCTGGACAAGCTGCAGCTTATAAGATGTTTGAGACAATTAACAGAAAGCCCGAGATAGATGCATATGATACTACTGGGAGGGTATTACAAGATATTCGTGGAGACATAGAACTGAGGGATGTTTGTTTTAGTTATCCCACAAGACTGGATGAGCAAATATTCCATGGATTTTGTGTCTCAATACCTAGTGGTGCAACTGCTGCTTTGGTTGGAGAAAGCGGAAGTGGTAAATCTACTGTACTCGGTTTGATTGAGAGATTTTATGACCCCCAGGCTGGTGAAGTTCTTATTGACGGTGTTAATATCAAAGAGTTCCAACTGAAATGGATCAGACAGACAATAGGCCTTGTAAGCCAGGAACCAGTTTTGTTTACTGGTAGCATTAAAGATAATATTGCGTTTGGAAAGGATGGTGCTACTACTGAAGAGATAGCAACTGCTGCTGAGCTTGCCAATGCTGCAAAATTCATAGCTTTACTGCCTCAG GGAATAGATACCTTGGTTGGTGAGCATGGAACTCAGCTATCTGGAGGGCAAAAGCAAAGAGTTGCTATAGCCAGAGCAATTCTTAAGAACCCGAGAATTCTACTTTTAGATGAAGCAACAAGCGCACTTGACACAAAATCCGAGAGAATTGTGCAAGAGGCGCTGGACAGAGTAATGATTAACCGGACTACTGTCATAGTAGCCCACCGCTTGAGCACAGTAAGGAATGCTGACACCATTGCTGTAATACATCAGGGAATAATTGCTGAGAAAG GACCACATTCTGAGCTAATCAGGAATCCCGATGGAGCATATAGCAGGCTTATAAGGTTGCAAGAAACTAGTTCTCTGTCAGAAGACTCGGAACATACTTGTCTAAATTCTAAGAAATCATCTCCAAGAAGAAGTAGTAGTCATCACTCATTCTCAATCTCATATGGTATTCCTAATGCAAGCAGTATCCTTGAAACAACAGCTATAGAACCTGACGTTCCTGCTTCAGTACCAACAAAAGGGCCTCCAGGAGTCTCTCTTCGCCGCGTTGCTTACCTGAACAAGCCAGAGATACCAGTCCTACTTCTAGGTACTATAGTTGCAGCTGTCAATGGGGTAATCTTCCCTGTTTATGGTAGTTTGTTGTCAAGTGTAATCAAGAGCTTCTTTGAGCCACCCCATGAACTTCGTAAGCATTCAAAGTTTTTGGCATCAATCTTTGTTATTCTTGGAGTGGTATCTTTCTTGGCACAATCGTCAAGAGCACACCTCTTTGCCGTGGCGAGCTGCAGGTTAATAAGAAGAGTCCGAGCAATGTGCTTTGAGAAGGTGGTTTACATGGAAGTAAGTTGGTTTGATGAAGCTGAGCACTCAAGTGGTGCCATTGGGGCAAGGCTTTCTATAGATGCAGCGTCTTTGAGAGGgcttgttggagatgctcttggTTTGGTGGTTGAGAATACGGCAGCAGCAATTATGGGGGTGATTATTGCTTTTGGTGCAAATTGGCAACTTTCTCTTGTAATCCTTGTTCTGTTACCTTTATTGGGAATAAACGGATATCTTCAAGACCAGTACATGAAAGGATTCAGTGCAGATGCAAAG AAATTGTACGAGGACGCAAGCCAAGTAGCTAGTGATGCTGTGGGGAGTATTCGGACAGTTGCTTCCTTTTGTGCTGAAGAGAAGATGATTGAGTTGTACAAGAAAAAATGTGAAAGCCCTATTAAGACAGGGATAAGACAAGGTTTAGTTTCTGGAATAGGTTTTGGGGTATCACTCTTTTTACTGTTTTCAGCGTTTGCCTTAATATTTTACACTGGTGGTCTACTTGTTGCAGCAGGCAAGACAACAGCCTCTTCTGTTTTCCGG GCTGTCTTTGCTCTCACTATTGCTTCTTTTGGACTTGCTCAGTCGAGCTCCCTAGCAACTGATGTTAGTAAAGGAAAGAGCTCTGCTGCTTCCATATTCGAAATTCTTGACATGAAATCAAAAATAGACTCTAGTGATAACTCGGGCATGACAATAGAAAATGTGAAGGGAGAAATTGAATTTCACCACGTCAATTTCAAGTATCCTAGTAGACCTAACGTGCCAATTATCAACGATCTTTGCTTGACCATTAGTCGTGGCGAG ACAATTGCTCTGGTTGGTGAAAGTGGAAGTGGAAAATCGACAGTGATCTCTTTGATCCAGAGATTTTACGATCCTGATTCAGGTCACATTACATTGGATGGAATCGTAATTCAGAAACTAGAGTTGAGGTGGTTGAGACAGCAAATGGGGCTGGTGAGCCAGGAGCCTCTGCTGTTTAATGACACTATCCGAGCCAACATTGCATATGGAAAGGAAGGACAGACAACCGAGGCTGAAATTATAGCAGCAGCAGAACTGGCAAATGCACACGAGTTCATTAGTAGTTTACAACAT GGGTATGATACAATAGTAGGAGAGCGAGGGGTCCAATTGTCCGGTGGACAGAAGCAAAGAGTTGCTATTGCACGAGCTATTATGAAGGCACCAAAGATATTACTACTTGATGAAGCCACCAGTGCTCTTGATGCTGAATCCGAACGAGTGGTTCAAGATGCACTGGACCGAGTTATTGTGGATCGAACCACAGTGGTTGTTGCCCATCGGTTATCCACAATAAAAGGTGCAGATTTAATTGCTGTGGTAAAAAATGGAGTCGTTGCAGAGAAAGGAAAGCATGAAACTTTGATCAATATCCGCAATGGCATTTATGCATCTTTGGTAGCATTGCATGCAAGTGCCTCAACTTAA